One part of the Alistipes onderdonkii genome encodes these proteins:
- a CDS encoding STAS-like domain-containing protein, translating to MEQGYEFKVKGLYPRNIAQNILNPLEITEANLSNYPVFNYVWKFSSEHLYKLQRKIITELSKEEHFGKDVIETLDYVLGEVMDNVLIHSNNEFGYFMGQVHRSRHYIAFTIFDSGQGIYNSFKGSSHRPNSELDAITLALREGITSGAGKGNGLFGLHSVVKLANGIMNVTSGQASYQYLNGDELCLQNKQYLSSEHKSTIIDFQLDYTLEHNLGDALVFNGVKVDLVNLRLEEMSDDNDVYIYKIDEESEGTGTRPAARKVFNDIMNILETKPQKIVIDFERTNIISSSYADELIARLFVTLGLFQFMHLIALKNLDYSKQVIIQRAIYQRVQDISFTKNIGDDSEK from the coding sequence ATGGAGCAAGGTTATGAATTTAAAGTTAAGGGTTTATATCCAAGAAATATTGCTCAAAATATCTTAAATCCATTAGAAATAACTGAGGCTAACCTATCAAATTATCCCGTTTTTAATTATGTGTGGAAATTTAGTTCAGAGCATTTATATAAATTGCAAAGGAAGATTATTACCGAACTAAGTAAAGAAGAGCACTTTGGAAAAGATGTAATAGAAACTCTCGATTATGTATTAGGAGAAGTGATGGATAATGTTCTTATCCACTCAAACAATGAATTTGGTTATTTCATGGGGCAAGTTCATAGGTCACGACATTATATTGCTTTTACAATATTTGATTCAGGGCAGGGTATATATAATTCGTTTAAGGGATCGTCTCATCGGCCTAATAGTGAATTGGATGCTATTACGTTAGCATTAAGAGAGGGTATTACGAGTGGCGCAGGAAAGGGCAATGGCTTATTTGGATTACATTCTGTCGTGAAATTGGCAAACGGAATAATGAATGTAACATCTGGACAGGCAAGCTATCAATATCTTAATGGTGATGAATTGTGTTTGCAAAATAAACAATATCTTTCATCTGAACATAAATCTACAATAATAGATTTTCAATTAGACTATACTCTTGAACATAATCTTGGAGATGCTCTTGTTTTTAATGGAGTAAAAGTGGATTTGGTAAATCTCAGATTGGAAGAGATGTCTGACGATAATGATGTTTATATTTATAAAATAGATGAAGAATCAGAGGGAACAGGAACCCGACCAGCAGCAAGGAAGGTGTTTAATGATATTATGAACATTTTGGAAACGAAGCCACAAAAGATTGTAATTGATTTTGAGCGAACAAATATAATTTCGTCATCATATGCAGATGAATTGATTGCCCGTCTCTTTGTTACGCTTGGTTTATTTCAATTTATGCATCTGATAGCCTTAAAAAATCTCGATTATTCAAAACAAGTAATTATTCAACGAGCAATATATCAACGAGTCCAAGATATTAGTTTTACGAAAAATATTGGGGATGATTCAGAAAAATAA
- a CDS encoding glycosyltransferase family 4 protein encodes MKVLILNPILFTADNNVIPKVKSIKDTMIYNMCLGFKQLGHDVTLAAAEEYAPAEKEAYDFEILFFKSDFKRIFPPAMLPLSSNLWKYLKRENTRYDLIISSELFSFQSLFTACLCPRKTIIWHELALHPRKLHKLPSKIWYNFIAPLFMRKMLVVPRSEAAYDFIKRYHKKTTPECVEHGVNSEKFKMSAEKSDFFIVISQLLERKNIASIITKFAELLKTERYKDFALYIIGQGPMEEKLKMQTAGLNLQNKIIFTGFLPHSTMREYTAHAKALLIDTLQDNNMVSIPETLVCGTPVITNSIPTNSHIINRHRLGIVKNNWNENDLMEIIDNNSFYVKNCIGYRDNLTNVHSAQLLTDIYKKSIQKQ; translated from the coding sequence ATGAAGGTATTGATATTGAATCCGATCCTTTTTACGGCGGACAATAATGTAATTCCCAAAGTCAAATCGATAAAAGACACGATGATTTACAACATGTGTCTCGGATTCAAACAACTGGGGCACGATGTAACATTAGCCGCCGCCGAGGAGTATGCTCCTGCAGAAAAAGAAGCGTATGATTTCGAAATTCTTTTTTTCAAATCGGACTTTAAACGAATTTTCCCGCCGGCTATGTTGCCATTATCATCAAATCTATGGAAATACCTCAAACGGGAAAACACGCGCTATGACCTGATAATTTCAAGCGAATTATTTTCGTTCCAAAGTTTATTCACGGCCTGTCTATGCCCCCGAAAAACCATAATATGGCATGAATTGGCCTTACATCCTAGAAAACTGCATAAGTTGCCGTCGAAGATATGGTACAATTTCATAGCGCCGCTATTCATGCGAAAAATGCTTGTAGTCCCCCGTTCCGAAGCTGCTTATGATTTTATAAAAAGATATCACAAAAAAACGACACCCGAATGTGTCGAACATGGAGTCAACAGCGAAAAATTCAAAATGTCGGCAGAAAAAAGTGATTTTTTCATCGTCATTTCCCAGCTGCTCGAGAGAAAAAACATAGCGTCCATCATTACCAAGTTCGCCGAACTGCTGAAAACAGAACGATACAAAGATTTCGCTCTATATATCATAGGCCAAGGGCCTATGGAGGAAAAACTCAAAATGCAGACAGCCGGCCTAAATTTGCAAAACAAGATAATATTCACAGGTTTCCTCCCACACTCCACGATGCGTGAATACACCGCTCATGCAAAAGCACTGCTAATCGACACGCTCCAAGACAACAACATGGTTTCCATTCCCGAAACGCTGGTCTGCGGGACTCCGGTGATTACAAACTCGATTCCTACGAATTCCCATATTATAAACCGGCACCGATTAGGTATAGTAAAAAATAACTGGAACGAAAATGATTTGATGGAAATCATCGACAACAATTCCTTTTATGTCAAAAACTGCATCGGCTACCGGGACAACCTGACAAACGTCCATTCTGCACAATTATTGACGGACATCTATAAAAAATCAATTCAAAAACAGTAA
- a CDS encoding HAD family hydrolase: MIKGAIFDMDGTLVDNTPVHIRAFEIFCERYGIRDWKEKLGQAYGMGNDDIMRLIMPAEVIREKGLAALAEEKESIYREIYAPEIVPMPGLTDLLQRLRDTGIRCAVGSSGYKPNVDFVLEKCRIEPYFDARISGDMVSRCKPDPEIYLTAAAALGLTAAECVVFEDAPAGIEAARRAGAGHIVALATTLDRAALAQTDADRVIDDFRDITDLAALLK, encoded by the coding sequence ATGATAAAAGGTGCAATATTCGACATGGACGGGACACTCGTGGACAACACGCCCGTTCACATCCGGGCGTTCGAAATCTTCTGCGAACGATACGGCATCCGCGACTGGAAGGAGAAACTCGGCCAGGCATACGGCATGGGCAACGACGATATCATGAGGCTCATCATGCCCGCGGAGGTGATCCGCGAAAAGGGGCTCGCGGCACTCGCCGAAGAGAAGGAATCCATCTACCGGGAGATCTACGCCCCCGAGATCGTGCCGATGCCCGGGCTCACCGACCTTTTGCAAAGGCTCCGCGACACAGGCATACGCTGCGCCGTAGGTTCGTCGGGCTACAAGCCCAATGTGGATTTCGTGCTGGAAAAATGCCGTATCGAGCCTTATTTCGACGCCAGGATCAGCGGCGACATGGTCTCGCGCTGCAAACCCGACCCGGAGATTTACCTTACGGCCGCCGCGGCCCTGGGGCTGACTGCGGCGGAATGCGTCGTCTTCGAAGACGCCCCGGCGGGGATCGAAGCAGCACGCAGGGCCGGGGCCGGACATATCGTGGCGCTGGCCACGACGCTCGACCGCGCAGCGCTGGCGCAGACCGATGCGGACAGGGTCATCGACGATTTCCGCGACATCACCGACCTTGCCGCTTTGCTGAAATAA
- a CDS encoding MBOAT family O-acyltransferase, with protein MTVAGILTLLPLLFFKYYNFINNIVYDILTPLHLRIEINTMHWAVPIGISFFSFQAYGYLADVYYRRIDCERNLRDYALFISFFPQIASGPISKAKDLLPQIKSLKTFDADKATQGLQLLLWGLFLKVVLADRLGLYVDSIYDNYTYQTGFSLFVASLCYSLQIYGDFAGYSLMAIGVAKVLGFDLINNFNRPYFATSITDFWHRWHISLSIWLRDYVYIPLGGSRCSKLRTYWNIFATFLVSGIWHGANWTFIIWGIIHGVAQIAEKALRLQKYEGGGNRRLRIIITFLIVNFAWIFFRMPSITDACKVIGKIFTDFGTTLFLSNSSNMIYMLVAVCILFFKDMRDEFFPRRFLFFENRNIAIRWSSYLFLMFLILLTGVLDSGQFIYVNF; from the coding sequence ATGACCGTCGCAGGAATTTTGACCTTGCTGCCGCTGCTTTTCTTCAAATACTACAATTTTATAAATAATATCGTATACGATATATTGACGCCCCTCCACCTGCGCATCGAAATAAATACAATGCATTGGGCCGTTCCCATCGGCATATCCTTCTTTTCATTTCAGGCATACGGATATCTGGCGGACGTATATTACAGACGGATCGACTGCGAACGCAACCTCCGGGACTATGCACTGTTCATTTCATTTTTTCCGCAAATAGCTTCGGGTCCTATCAGCAAGGCGAAGGATCTGCTGCCGCAAATCAAAAGTCTCAAAACTTTCGATGCCGACAAAGCGACACAGGGGTTGCAACTGTTGTTATGGGGCTTGTTTCTAAAAGTCGTGTTAGCAGACCGATTAGGTCTGTACGTAGACAGCATTTATGACAATTACACCTACCAGACGGGGTTCTCCCTGTTCGTCGCCAGTTTGTGTTATTCGCTGCAAATATACGGAGACTTTGCAGGTTATTCGTTAATGGCTATCGGAGTCGCCAAAGTCTTGGGATTCGATCTGATCAATAACTTCAACCGCCCCTATTTCGCAACCAGCATAACCGACTTCTGGCACCGATGGCACATTTCGCTGTCCATCTGGCTCCGTGATTACGTATACATTCCGCTGGGCGGCAGCAGATGCAGCAAATTACGCACCTATTGGAATATTTTCGCGACTTTTCTAGTCTCCGGAATCTGGCACGGCGCGAATTGGACATTCATCATATGGGGAATTATTCACGGAGTCGCGCAAATAGCCGAAAAGGCATTGCGTCTTCAGAAGTATGAAGGGGGGGGGAATCGCCGGCTTCGTATTATCATCACATTCCTTATCGTCAACTTCGCATGGATATTTTTCCGGATGCCCTCGATAACGGACGCATGCAAGGTCATCGGCAAAATATTCACGGATTTCGGAACTACCCTGTTTTTATCAAACAGCAGCAATATGATCTACATGCTCGTCGCCGTCTGCATATTGTTCTTTAAAGACATGCGCGACGAATTCTTCCCACGCCGGTTTCTCTTCTTCGAAAACAGAAACATAGCAATCAGGTGGAGTTCCTATCTGTTTCTAATGTTTCTAATCCTTCTGACGGGCGTATTGGATTCCGGACAATTCATTTATGTAAACTTCTAA
- a CDS encoding glycosyltransferase, with protein MKVLLANKFYYRRGGDCVCTLNLEQLLKDHNHDTAVFAMQHPENLPTPWSKYFPSEIRFSPGSNIFETFRRPFGSKEVKRKFSALLDDFQPDVVHLNNIHTQLSPLIAELAHRRGIKVVWTLHDLKLLCPRYDCLRNGETICEACFTDKHKVLENKCMKNSWLASILAYKEARKWNRERLEACTDSFICPSQFIADKMIQGGFDKSKMHTLCNFIDVEKCEEADYLKKDYYCYIGRISHEKGIKTLIAAANRLPHKLVIIGKGPLDAEMKKLAGPNVEFAGFKQWNEIKRIVGQARFCVIPSECYENNPLSVIESQCLGTPVLGAQIGGIPELIQEGCNGLHFRSRDTDDMTAKIQAMYDAPFDYPSIALEAKKRYNSETYYKQLIQLYNL; from the coding sequence ATGAAAGTTCTGCTTGCCAATAAATTCTACTACCGCCGCGGCGGAGACTGCGTATGCACGCTGAATCTGGAACAGCTGCTCAAAGACCACAATCACGATACTGCGGTATTCGCCATGCAGCATCCGGAAAACCTCCCGACTCCGTGGAGCAAATATTTTCCGAGCGAAATACGCTTCTCGCCGGGATCGAACATATTCGAAACCTTCCGGCGGCCATTCGGTTCGAAAGAGGTAAAACGGAAATTCAGCGCATTACTGGATGACTTCCAGCCGGACGTCGTTCACCTGAATAATATCCACACGCAATTATCCCCTCTGATCGCCGAACTCGCCCATCGGAGAGGTATCAAAGTCGTATGGACGCTGCACGACCTGAAACTGCTGTGTCCCCGGTACGACTGCCTGCGCAACGGAGAAACGATCTGCGAAGCATGTTTCACGGACAAACATAAGGTATTGGAGAACAAATGCATGAAAAACTCGTGGCTGGCAAGTATACTGGCGTATAAAGAAGCCCGGAAATGGAACAGGGAAAGGCTTGAGGCATGCACCGATTCGTTTATCTGCCCCAGTCAGTTCATAGCCGACAAAATGATACAGGGCGGTTTCGATAAAAGCAAAATGCATACATTATGCAATTTTATCGACGTTGAAAAATGTGAAGAAGCAGACTATCTAAAAAAAGATTATTACTGCTATATCGGCCGCATATCGCATGAAAAGGGAATAAAGACTCTGATCGCCGCCGCCAACCGGCTGCCCCACAAACTGGTCATCATCGGCAAGGGTCCGCTGGATGCCGAGATGAAGAAACTCGCGGGGCCAAATGTCGAATTCGCAGGATTCAAGCAGTGGAACGAAATAAAACGAATTGTCGGTCAGGCCCGCTTTTGCGTAATTCCGTCGGAATGCTATGAAAACAACCCGCTTTCGGTCATCGAATCCCAATGCTTGGGCACGCCGGTACTGGGCGCTCAGATCGGCGGCATTCCCGAATTGATTCAGGAGGGATGCAACGGTTTGCATTTCAGAAGCAGGGATACGGACGATATGACCGCCAAGATTCAGGCAATGTATGACGCTCCATTCGACTATCCCTCCATTGCCCTCGAAGCGAAAAAACGCTACAACTCGGAAACATACTATAAACAACTCATACAGCTATACAATCTATAA
- a CDS encoding DMT family protein, whose product MFKGIATVALLVLSNAFMTLAWYGHIAFKSKLERFGILAIVLLSWGIALFEYCFQVPANRIGSSQFGGPFSIWELKVIQEVVSLSVFTLFALVFMKSDSLRWNHLAGFLCLILAVYFIFRK is encoded by the coding sequence ATGTTCAAAGGAATCGCCACCGTCGCCCTGCTCGTCCTGTCGAACGCTTTCATGACGCTCGCCTGGTACGGCCACATCGCATTCAAATCCAAGCTCGAACGCTTCGGCATACTGGCCATCGTACTGCTCAGCTGGGGCATCGCCCTGTTCGAATACTGCTTCCAGGTTCCGGCCAACCGCATCGGGTCGTCGCAATTCGGCGGGCCGTTCTCGATCTGGGAGCTGAAAGTCATCCAGGAGGTGGTCTCGCTCTCGGTCTTCACGCTATTCGCGCTGGTTTTCATGAAGTCGGACTCCCTGCGCTGGAACCACCTCGCAGGTTTCCTCTGCCTGATACTGGCGGTCTACTTCATCTTCCGAAAATAG
- the ybaK gene encoding Cys-tRNA(Pro) deacylase: protein MAHGKVEKTNAARLLDRAKITYELVPYRVDEEHLAATHVAEELGEDVGSVFKTLVLRGDRTGHFVCVVPADHEVDLKAAARVSGNKKADLIPMKELLPVTGYIRGGCSPIGMKKQFPTYIHSSAASLPAIYISAGVRGLQLKIAPAELIAFVGATVAEISRRE from the coding sequence ATGGCACACGGAAAAGTCGAAAAGACCAATGCGGCCCGCTTGCTCGACCGCGCTAAGATAACCTATGAACTCGTCCCTTACCGGGTCGACGAAGAACACCTTGCGGCGACACACGTGGCCGAAGAGCTGGGAGAAGATGTCGGAAGCGTCTTCAAGACCCTCGTGCTGCGGGGCGACCGCACGGGGCATTTCGTATGCGTGGTGCCCGCCGACCACGAGGTCGACCTCAAGGCCGCCGCACGCGTATCGGGCAACAAGAAGGCCGACCTGATTCCGATGAAGGAGCTGCTGCCCGTGACGGGTTACATCCGTGGCGGCTGCTCGCCGATCGGCATGAAAAAACAGTTTCCGACCTACATCCACTCCTCGGCCGCGTCGCTTCCGGCCATCTACATCAGCGCCGGCGTCCGCGGCCTCCAACTGAAAATCGCCCCGGCGGAGCTCATAGCTTTCGTCGGGGCGACCGTGGCGGAAATCAGCCGCCGGGAATAG
- a CDS encoding DUF5686 and carboxypeptidase-like regulatory domain-containing protein — protein sequence MLRGKITYRLLASLIAALSVCTTLSAQSTRVRGRVTDAASGAPMQFVSVVFPGTTTGITTDEEGIYTLETRDTVGRVQASMVGYATQTKPLTRGGFNQVDFALEAVEFGIGSVVITPGENPAHPILKGVVRRKPQNNPDEYERYHCATYTKMELDLTNVKPRFRNKRLQRNFGFIFEYIDTSALTGQAYLPAMISETTADFYHSKRNPSLSREIIRANRVSGVEDSFAIAQFTGQMHGNVNFYANFIDIFNVRFASPLSDGGLFYYDYFLVDSMQVDGRKTYKIRFHPKRLTSPVLDGEVNIDSASYALQSASARMPKGVNVNWIKHLRLENENRIVRDSTWFRSRDRVSAEFSVTTADSSKLTSFIGTREVVYTDVRIGEPIPAEVIRMDNNVVIGDQGQESSKDEAFWESVRPYRLSDKEKGIYSMVDSVQNVPLYRNIYTLINTVIVGYWNTKYIGIGPYYKLASFNKLEGFRMQPGFRTTTAVSRRIRLSGYAAYGTRDGMFKGGGSVELAFNRRLTRKLTVSGRHDVMQLGAGQNALTESNILSSLLSRGDSRLSMVNRGEAAYEHEWRHGISNFLGARIQKIYGNRYVPLVRPDGTVMNSVSDAAVHVGMRISKNESIYRMPFDKQYMGTKYPVLTLGFTAGIPRVLSGSYEYYRLEGGIHYKPELPPLGYSDITVQGGKIFGKVPYPLLKLHEGNGTYFYDPMAFSCMNFYEFASDTWVALFFEHHFNGILLGRIPLIKKLKWREVLVCKGVWGTLSKENDGSLAATQAPLLFPPGMTSVSDPYVEVGFGVENIFRLLRVDFIWRVTHRNPKPGQEIQNFAVNLGIKLKF from the coding sequence ATGCTCCGTGGCAAAATTACATACAGGCTGCTCGCCTCGCTGATCGCAGCTTTGTCCGTGTGCACGACCCTGTCGGCACAGAGCACCCGTGTCCGCGGCCGTGTGACGGATGCCGCCAGCGGTGCCCCGATGCAGTTCGTGAGCGTCGTGTTCCCCGGCACCACGACCGGCATCACGACCGATGAGGAGGGTATCTATACGCTCGAGACCCGCGATACGGTGGGACGCGTACAGGCCTCGATGGTCGGCTACGCCACGCAGACCAAGCCGCTCACGCGGGGCGGCTTCAACCAGGTAGACTTCGCCCTGGAAGCGGTCGAATTCGGCATCGGCAGCGTCGTCATCACCCCGGGCGAGAACCCCGCACACCCGATCCTGAAAGGGGTCGTGCGCCGCAAGCCGCAGAACAACCCCGACGAGTACGAACGCTACCACTGCGCCACGTACACCAAGATGGAGCTCGACCTGACGAACGTCAAGCCGCGCTTCCGCAATAAGCGGCTGCAACGCAACTTCGGCTTCATCTTCGAATACATCGACACGTCGGCGCTCACCGGGCAGGCCTACCTGCCGGCCATGATCTCCGAGACCACGGCCGACTTTTACCACAGCAAGCGCAACCCCTCCCTGTCGCGCGAGATCATCCGCGCCAACCGCGTATCGGGAGTGGAGGACAGCTTCGCCATCGCCCAGTTCACGGGGCAGATGCACGGCAACGTCAACTTCTACGCCAACTTCATCGACATTTTCAACGTCCGTTTTGCCAGCCCGCTCTCCGACGGGGGACTCTTCTATTACGACTATTTCCTGGTGGACAGCATGCAGGTCGACGGCCGCAAGACCTACAAAATCCGGTTCCACCCCAAACGGCTCACCTCCCCGGTGCTCGACGGCGAGGTGAACATCGACTCGGCGTCGTATGCCCTGCAATCGGCCTCGGCGCGCATGCCCAAGGGCGTCAACGTAAACTGGATCAAACACCTGCGGCTCGAAAACGAGAACCGCATCGTGCGCGACAGCACGTGGTTCCGAAGCCGCGACCGCGTATCGGCCGAATTCTCGGTCACCACGGCCGACTCATCGAAACTGACCTCGTTCATCGGGACGCGCGAGGTGGTCTACACCGACGTGCGGATCGGCGAACCGATCCCCGCCGAGGTCATACGCATGGACAACAACGTCGTGATCGGCGACCAGGGGCAGGAGAGCAGCAAGGACGAAGCCTTCTGGGAGAGCGTCCGCCCCTACCGGCTGAGCGACAAGGAGAAAGGCATCTATTCGATGGTCGACTCGGTGCAGAACGTCCCGCTGTACCGCAATATCTACACCCTGATCAACACGGTCATCGTCGGTTACTGGAACACCAAATACATCGGCATCGGCCCCTACTATAAACTGGCGAGCTTCAACAAGCTCGAAGGGTTCCGCATGCAGCCGGGATTCCGCACCACCACGGCCGTCAGCCGCCGCATACGCCTCTCGGGGTATGCGGCATACGGCACGCGCGACGGGATGTTCAAGGGCGGCGGCAGCGTCGAGCTGGCTTTCAACCGCCGGCTGACGCGCAAGCTGACCGTCTCGGGCCGCCACGACGTGATGCAGCTGGGCGCGGGGCAGAACGCCCTCACGGAGAGCAACATCCTCAGCTCGCTCCTCTCGCGCGGCGACTCGCGGCTCTCGATGGTCAACCGCGGCGAGGCCGCCTACGAGCACGAATGGCGGCACGGGATCAGCAACTTCCTCGGCGCCCGCATCCAGAAGATCTACGGCAACCGGTACGTCCCGCTGGTGCGCCCCGACGGCACGGTCATGAACTCGGTATCGGACGCCGCCGTACACGTCGGGATGCGCATCTCGAAGAACGAAAGCATCTACCGCATGCCGTTCGACAAGCAGTACATGGGGACGAAATACCCCGTCCTGACCCTTGGGTTCACGGCCGGGATACCCCGGGTGCTGAGCGGCAGCTATGAATACTACCGCCTCGAGGGCGGCATCCACTACAAGCCCGAGCTGCCGCCGCTGGGCTACTCGGACATCACCGTGCAGGGCGGCAAGATCTTCGGCAAGGTACCCTACCCGCTGCTGAAGCTCCACGAGGGAAACGGCACCTATTTCTACGACCCGATGGCGTTCTCGTGCATGAACTTCTACGAGTTCGCTTCGGACACCTGGGTGGCGCTGTTCTTCGAGCACCACTTCAACGGCATCCTGCTGGGGCGCATCCCGCTCATCAAAAAGCTCAAATGGCGCGAGGTGCTGGTATGCAAGGGCGTGTGGGGCACGCTGTCGAAGGAGAACGACGGCAGCCTCGCCGCAACGCAGGCGCCGCTGCTCTTCCCGCCCGGCATGACATCGGTGTCCGATCCTTATGTCGAAGTGGGATTCGGCGTCGAAAACATCTTCCGGCTGCTGCGCGTGGACTTCATCTGGCGCGTCACGCACCGCAACCCAAAACCCGGGCAGGAGATCCAGAATTTCGCCGTCAACCTGGGCATAAAACTCAAATTCTGA
- a CDS encoding glycosyltransferase family 4 protein, protein MKIVVTGTRGIPNIMGGVETHCEELFPRIARKGFEVTVIRRKSYVRDTLSSYKGITLSDIETPRKKSLEAIVHTFRAIVRAKRLKADIVHIHAVGPALLTPLARLLGMKVVFTHHGPDYDRDKWGMAAKTALRLGEAAGTLFANEVIVISHVIDDMLIRKYGRKDCHVIYNGVPSPDVTDYPEYFGELGIEQGKYIFAMCRFVPEKNLHHLIEAFSRTEHRECKLVIAGDSDFEDDYSASLKKYAREQGVVLPGFIKGRKLHALLSHARCFVLPSSHEGLPIALLEAMSYRLPVIVSDIPANLEVGLGQEFYFPLGDRRALARKLQENMDAPYRQIEYPMEKYDWNAIAERTASVYTKYAKPGK, encoded by the coding sequence ATGAAAATAGTCGTCACCGGAACCCGCGGCATACCGAATATCATGGGAGGCGTGGAAACGCACTGCGAAGAGTTGTTTCCGCGTATTGCTCGAAAAGGCTTCGAGGTAACCGTTATACGGCGGAAAAGTTACGTACGCGACACGCTGTCCAGCTACAAGGGCATCACGCTATCGGACATCGAAACGCCGCGGAAAAAATCGCTCGAAGCAATCGTCCACACGTTCAGGGCCATCGTGCGGGCCAAACGCCTGAAAGCCGACATCGTCCACATCCATGCGGTGGGCCCGGCACTGCTGACACCGCTGGCCCGTTTGCTGGGAATGAAAGTCGTATTCACCCACCACGGGCCGGACTACGACCGGGACAAATGGGGCATGGCGGCCAAAACGGCACTCCGCCTGGGCGAGGCCGCAGGCACGCTCTTCGCCAACGAAGTCATCGTGATCTCGCATGTGATCGACGACATGCTGATCCGGAAATACGGACGTAAAGACTGCCATGTGATCTACAACGGCGTCCCCTCGCCGGATGTCACCGACTATCCGGAATATTTCGGGGAGCTGGGGATCGAACAAGGAAAGTATATCTTCGCAATGTGCCGGTTCGTACCGGAAAAGAACCTGCACCACCTGATCGAAGCGTTTTCACGTACCGAGCACAGGGAATGCAAGTTGGTCATTGCCGGGGACAGCGATTTCGAGGACGACTATTCCGCAAGCCTGAAGAAATACGCCCGCGAACAGGGAGTCGTGCTGCCCGGATTTATCAAGGGCAGGAAATTGCACGCATTGCTGTCGCATGCCCGGTGTTTCGTACTACCCTCCTCACACGAAGGGCTCCCGATCGCACTGCTCGAAGCAATGAGTTACAGGCTGCCTGTGATCGTGAGCGACATCCCCGCAAACCTGGAAGTCGGGCTCGGGCAGGAATTCTATTTCCCGTTGGGCGACAGAAGGGCTCTGGCACGCAAACTCCAGGAAAATATGGACGCCCCTTACCGGCAAATAGAGTATCCCATGGAAAAATACGATTGGAATGCGATCGCCGAACGGACGGCCTCGGTCTACACCAAATACGCGAAACCGGGGAAATAG
- a CDS encoding radical SAM protein produces MSVKNIPHPTDASIILTYRCPMKCKMCNIWFNPTKKEEEIKASDLRTLPRLKFINLTGGEPFVREDLAEIVEECYKHTERIVISTSGWFEDKVVALAKRFPNIGIRISIEGLSCKNDELRGHAGGFDKGLRTLLTLKQMGLKDIGFGCTVSNNNSKDMLSLYQLSLSLGMEFATAAFHNSYYFHKDDNVITNKDEVCKNFERLIEWQLQENHPKSWFRAWFNMGLINYIEGGRRMLPCEAGSANFFIDPFGEVYPCNGLEEKYWQKSMGNIHETPDFMDIWESDRAQEVRAMVRKCPKNCWMVGTASPIMHKYMKYPLKWAIKNKLRSLRGKPACLNKKWCDVGQDPMQGDLREKF; encoded by the coding sequence ATGTCTGTTAAGAATATCCCGCACCCCACCGACGCCAGCATTATCCTGACCTATCGCTGTCCGATGAAATGCAAAATGTGCAACATCTGGTTCAACCCGACGAAAAAGGAGGAAGAGATCAAGGCGTCGGATCTCCGTACACTGCCGCGCCTGAAATTCATCAATCTGACCGGCGGAGAACCCTTCGTCCGCGAGGATCTGGCGGAAATCGTGGAAGAGTGTTATAAACATACGGAACGCATCGTCATCTCCACCTCTGGATGGTTCGAAGACAAAGTCGTAGCCTTGGCGAAACGATTCCCCAACATCGGCATCCGCATCTCGATCGAAGGACTGAGCTGCAAGAACGACGAACTGCGCGGACATGCCGGCGGATTCGACAAGGGGCTGAGGACACTGCTCACGCTGAAACAAATGGGACTGAAAGACATCGGATTCGGCTGCACCGTGTCGAACAATAATTCCAAGGATATGCTTTCGCTCTATCAGTTGTCGCTGTCCTTGGGCATGGAATTCGCCACGGCAGCTTTCCACAACTCCTATTATTTCCACAAGGACGACAACGTAATCACCAACAAGGACGAGGTGTGCAAAAACTTCGAACGGCTGATCGAATGGCAGTTACAGGAGAACCATCCGAAAAGCTGGTTCCGCGCATGGTTCAATATGGGGCTGATCAACTACATCGAAGGCGGCCGCCGCATGCTGCCGTGCGAAGCGGGTTCGGCAAACTTCTTCATCGATCCTTTCGGCGAGGTATATCCGTGCAACGGTCTCGAAGAGAAATACTGGCAGAAATCGATGGGCAACATCCACGAAACACCCGACTTCATGGATATCTGGGAGAGCGACCGGGCGCAGGAAGTCCGCGCTATGGTCCGGAAATGCCCGAAAAACTGCTGGATGGTCGGCACGGCCAGCCCGATTATGCACAAATACATGAAATACCCGCTGAAATGGGCGATCAAAAACAAGCTCCGCAGCCTGCGGGGAAAACCGGCCTGTCTGAACAAGAAGTGGTGCGATGTCGGCCAAGACCCGATGCAGGGCGATTTGCGGGAAAAATTCTAA